One Tumebacillus sp. BK434 genomic window carries:
- a CDS encoding VWA domain-containing protein, with protein MGFDLMHPWWLLLLLPAAYAMVWWYRGERRLLGTRKKAVAVLRSLMFLLLIFAVAGLTLQAPVDKQEVVFVVDESKSIFSQKQAVAFVQEAIRVKRPDDTFAILGTGERPAVEYPLSVEAPGALELGGVLNKNFTDLAAGLRLAQGLIDTGYQPRVVLLSDGEQNLGDAVREAGYLKERGIQVDVSYLKREVGAEVLVKNASVPATLYQGENFTLTAVVESTVATQATLQVFEDNRPIAKSELQVQKGESRLSIPLQATDSGFHRYRVEVLPAQDTEPVNNTSYAYGDVLGKSPALIVEGKPGDAKWLTEALRAGKFPYRSVTAATMPKTVEDLRRYSVVVLANVSGVEIPESVQRQIESAVRDFGVGLMMTGGDDSFGLGGYFDTPVEKALPVYMDLRNQQEIPSLGLILVIDRSGSMGTEKMELAKEAARRSTGMLKAQDTLGVLAFDTTNWWVVEPTKVTDPKALQDKISGIAASGGTSIYPAVEEAFYKLENLQTKRKHIILLTDGQSPEGDYDGLTARMKEKGITMSTVAVGQDADTALLESLAEKAKGRFYSAVDSQSVPMIFSKETALAGKTYIEDNPFTPGIGVSKELAPLFAKGLPQINAHIAVTEKETADVVLANPKGEPVLARWQYGLGRAAAWTSDAKGVWSNQWAAWSGSSAFWNQLMTWLLPQYQTDAFDMRAGITGGKGELSIRLQEPLAQGAVLKARVVSGDAVQEEVPLLLKAPGEYVGQFNADRPGTYLMSVVEEQSGNVLKAASSGIAVAYSPEYDLPKSGQETLAAIAQAGGGRVLNDPAVVFAGDLPPKWSARDLSYLLLLLAACLWPLDVALRRVSISTARLAAWQAARQKGKAERNERSREQQKAQSTSMQGLKRKAEGAAERRTGGLAPPPVTTKQPTAGTTTATPAPPPKQEESSTVSKLLDKKRKK; from the coding sequence GTGGGATTTGATCTGATGCACCCATGGTGGCTGCTGTTGCTGCTCCCTGCCGCCTATGCGATGGTCTGGTGGTACCGCGGCGAGCGCCGCTTGCTCGGCACGCGCAAAAAGGCGGTCGCCGTGCTGCGCTCCCTGATGTTCCTGCTGCTGATCTTCGCAGTCGCCGGGCTCACCTTGCAGGCGCCGGTCGACAAGCAGGAAGTGGTGTTTGTCGTCGACGAGTCGAAAAGCATTTTCTCACAGAAGCAGGCGGTCGCGTTCGTGCAGGAAGCGATCCGCGTGAAACGGCCGGACGACACCTTCGCCATCCTCGGCACCGGTGAGCGCCCGGCGGTGGAGTATCCGCTCAGCGTGGAAGCGCCCGGCGCGCTGGAGCTCGGCGGCGTGCTGAACAAGAACTTTACCGACCTCGCCGCCGGCCTGCGCCTCGCCCAAGGACTGATCGATACCGGCTACCAGCCGCGCGTCGTCCTGCTCTCCGACGGGGAGCAAAATCTCGGCGATGCGGTGCGCGAAGCAGGATACCTGAAAGAGCGTGGCATCCAAGTCGATGTTTCCTACCTGAAGCGTGAAGTCGGCGCCGAGGTATTGGTCAAAAACGCCTCGGTGCCGGCCACGCTCTATCAAGGGGAGAATTTCACCTTGACCGCCGTCGTGGAAAGCACGGTGGCGACGCAAGCAACGCTGCAAGTGTTTGAAGACAACCGGCCGATCGCCAAAAGCGAACTGCAGGTGCAAAAAGGGGAAAGCCGTCTGTCGATCCCCTTGCAGGCGACCGACTCCGGTTTTCACCGCTACCGGGTGGAAGTGCTGCCGGCGCAGGACACGGAGCCGGTCAACAACACCTCGTACGCCTATGGCGATGTGCTCGGCAAATCGCCTGCACTGATCGTTGAGGGCAAGCCGGGCGACGCCAAGTGGCTGACCGAAGCGCTGCGCGCCGGGAAGTTCCCCTACCGCTCGGTGACGGCCGCCACAATGCCGAAGACGGTGGAAGACCTGCGCCGCTATTCGGTGGTCGTCCTCGCCAACGTGTCGGGCGTCGAGATCCCGGAGAGCGTGCAACGGCAGATCGAAAGCGCCGTCCGCGATTTTGGCGTCGGCCTGATGATGACGGGCGGCGACGATTCCTTTGGCCTCGGCGGGTATTTTGACACGCCGGTCGAGAAAGCACTGCCCGTTTACATGGACCTGCGCAACCAGCAGGAGATCCCGTCGCTCGGCCTGATCCTCGTCATCGACCGCTCCGGCTCGATGGGCACCGAGAAGATGGAGCTGGCCAAAGAAGCGGCGCGCCGCTCGACCGGCATGCTGAAAGCGCAGGACACGCTCGGCGTGCTGGCGTTCGACACCACCAACTGGTGGGTCGTCGAGCCGACGAAGGTGACCGACCCGAAAGCGTTGCAGGACAAGATTTCGGGCATCGCCGCGAGCGGAGGCACGTCGATCTACCCGGCGGTGGAAGAGGCGTTTTACAAGCTGGAAAATCTGCAGACCAAACGCAAGCACATCATCCTGCTCACCGACGGTCAATCGCCTGAAGGGGACTATGACGGGCTGACAGCCCGGATGAAAGAAAAAGGCATCACCATGTCGACCGTCGCCGTCGGGCAGGATGCGGATACCGCACTGCTGGAGAGCTTGGCGGAAAAGGCCAAGGGCCGTTTTTACTCGGCGGTCGACTCGCAGAGCGTCCCGATGATCTTCTCCAAAGAGACGGCGCTGGCAGGGAAGACGTACATTGAAGACAATCCGTTCACGCCGGGCATCGGGGTCTCCAAAGAGCTGGCTCCGCTGTTTGCAAAAGGGCTTCCGCAGATCAATGCGCACATCGCCGTCACCGAAAAAGAGACGGCCGACGTGGTGCTCGCCAACCCGAAAGGCGAGCCGGTGCTGGCCCGCTGGCAATACGGGTTGGGCCGCGCGGCCGCCTGGACGTCTGATGCGAAAGGGGTCTGGTCGAACCAATGGGCAGCGTGGAGCGGATCGAGCGCTTTTTGGAACCAGCTGATGACCTGGCTGCTGCCGCAGTACCAGACCGATGCGTTCGACATGCGGGCGGGCATCACCGGCGGCAAAGGCGAACTGTCGATCCGCCTGCAGGAGCCGCTGGCCCAAGGCGCAGTGCTGAAGGCGCGAGTGGTCAGCGGGGATGCGGTGCAGGAAGAAGTGCCCCTGCTCTTGAAAGCGCCGGGCGAGTATGTTGGGCAATTTAATGCCGACCGCCCCGGCACGTACCTGATGTCGGTGGTGGAAGAGCAAAGTGGCAACGTGCTGAAAGCGGCATCCTCTGGCATCGCCGTCGCTTACTCACCGGAATACGACCTGCCGAAAAGCGGGCAGGAAACGCTCGCAGCCATCGCGCAGGCGGGCGGCGGAAGGGTGCTGAACGACCCGGCCGTTGTGTTCGCCGGCGACTTGCCGCCGAAGTGGTCGGCGCGAGACTTGTCCTACCTGCTCCTGCTGCTCGCCGCCTGCCTCTGGCCGCTCGATGTGGCCCTGCGCCGCGTCTCCATATCCACAGCGCGTCTTGCAGCGTGGCAGGCTGCAAGGCAAAAAGGGAAAGCGGAGCGCAACGAGCGCTCCCGGGAGCAGCAAAAGGCGCAGAGCACGTCGATGCAAGGCTTGAAGCGCAAGGCAGAAGGGGCGGCCGAGCGCCGCACCGGCGGTCTGGCACCGCCGCCTGTGACGACAAAGCAGCCGACAGCCGGTACGACAACGGCAACGCCCGCACCTCCTCCCAAACAGGAAGAATCCTCGACAGTATCCAAACTGCTGGACAAGAAACGAAAAAAATAG
- a CDS encoding VWA domain-containing protein: protein MSWMSPWMLSFLAALPVIAILYLLKRTYEKVTVPSTLLWGQVLREMEANRPWQKLRRNLLLLLQLLLALLLALALARPALHGEGPVAEHTIIVLDLSPSMAAEGADGTRLEAGKKKVKDLIQQLHPPQRLTLIAMGQEPRVLGSGSDSNELLSRLDTAAQEYGKADYEGALSLAAALSVQEPESDVRIYSDGNWGIDPALLPKFGRKPTVETSDAAANLGIYHAAGLVSGTEGQLVATVKNDSAAAVTVEVEVLDSQGRVLDAKQVEIPAEGQAPLTWTRLPAETYYEVRLPGADGLEADNRVTVLPQVSTTKKVWLSTAGNVFLEKALGIGGNTTVERGADPDTPPQDADLYVYDGVLPKAWPSGAVLLINPPQGEGIFKTGGLLEPGKLQAVRADSPLLQHIELEKVHLKAVRQLDAPAWLQPVAKSGDAPLLLAGAGEGRRVAVLAFDLHQSDLPLLPSFPILIKQIKAYLAPASGTAIGQVTAGERVALLPPVREQGWTVTAPGGERTAVTSEMIELGFRPAEPGLYRFQGKTEHEVKLLAVTMPETESKLDAAKTALPTDTREEQGAKRQAESGQFEIWRYLALIALLVLFVEWGVYKRGI from the coding sequence ATGAGCTGGATGTCTCCCTGGATGCTGTCCTTTCTGGCGGCGCTGCCGGTCATCGCGATCCTCTATCTCCTGAAGCGGACGTATGAAAAAGTGACCGTGCCGAGCACGTTGCTCTGGGGACAGGTGCTCCGCGAGATGGAAGCGAACCGGCCGTGGCAAAAGCTGCGCCGCAATCTGCTCCTGCTCTTGCAACTGCTTCTCGCGCTGCTGCTGGCACTCGCGCTGGCCCGCCCTGCTCTGCACGGGGAAGGCCCGGTCGCTGAGCACACGATCATCGTGCTCGACCTCTCGCCGTCGATGGCGGCGGAAGGCGCGGACGGCACGCGGCTGGAAGCGGGCAAGAAAAAAGTGAAAGACCTCATCCAACAGCTCCATCCGCCCCAGCGCTTGACCTTGATCGCCATGGGGCAGGAACCTCGTGTGCTCGGCTCCGGCAGCGACTCGAACGAGCTGCTCAGCCGCCTCGACACGGCGGCACAGGAATACGGCAAGGCCGACTATGAAGGCGCGCTGTCCCTCGCTGCCGCCTTGTCGGTGCAGGAGCCGGAGAGCGACGTGCGGATCTACTCGGACGGCAACTGGGGCATCGACCCGGCCCTGCTGCCGAAATTTGGTCGCAAGCCGACGGTGGAAACGTCTGACGCCGCCGCCAACCTCGGGATTTACCACGCTGCAGGTCTCGTCAGCGGCACGGAAGGCCAACTGGTCGCGACGGTGAAAAACGACAGCGCCGCTGCGGTGACCGTCGAGGTGGAAGTGCTCGACAGCCAAGGCCGGGTGCTCGACGCCAAGCAGGTCGAGATCCCCGCGGAAGGACAAGCGCCGCTGACGTGGACGCGCCTGCCCGCCGAGACTTATTACGAAGTGCGGCTTCCAGGAGCGGACGGGCTGGAAGCGGACAATCGTGTCACCGTCCTGCCGCAGGTGAGCACGACGAAAAAAGTCTGGCTCAGCACAGCGGGCAACGTCTTTCTGGAAAAAGCGCTCGGCATCGGCGGCAACACCACCGTCGAGCGTGGCGCCGACCCGGACACGCCGCCGCAAGACGCCGACTTGTACGTCTATGACGGCGTCTTGCCCAAAGCATGGCCAAGCGGCGCTGTCCTGCTGATCAACCCGCCGCAGGGGGAAGGCATCTTCAAGACGGGCGGCCTGCTCGAACCGGGCAAGCTGCAAGCCGTCCGAGCTGACTCGCCGCTCCTGCAGCATATCGAACTGGAAAAAGTTCATCTGAAAGCGGTGCGCCAGCTGGACGCGCCAGCCTGGCTGCAGCCGGTCGCCAAAAGCGGCGATGCGCCGCTGCTGCTGGCCGGTGCCGGCGAAGGACGGCGCGTCGCCGTGCTGGCGTTCGACCTGCACCAGTCCGACCTGCCGCTGTTGCCTTCGTTCCCGATTCTGATCAAGCAGATCAAAGCATACCTTGCGCCTGCCTCCGGGACGGCGATCGGCCAAGTGACGGCCGGTGAGCGCGTCGCGCTGCTGCCGCCCGTCCGCGAACAGGGCTGGACGGTCACCGCTCCGGGCGGCGAGCGGACGGCGGTCACCAGCGAGATGATCGAGCTCGGATTCCGGCCCGCAGAGCCCGGCCTCTACCGCTTCCAAGGCAAGACGGAACACGAGGTCAAACTGCTGGCCGTCACCATGCCGGAAACGGAGTCGAAGCTGGACGCGGCCAAAACGGCACTGCCGACCGACACCCGCGAGGAGCAGGGGGCAAAGCGGCAGGCGGAGAGCGGGCAGTTTGAGATCTGGCGCTATCTGGCGCTGATCGCTCTGCTCGTGCTGTTTGTGGAATGGGGGGTGTATAAGCGTGGGATTTGA